A genomic window from Bos javanicus breed banteng chromosome 13, ARS-OSU_banteng_1.0, whole genome shotgun sequence includes:
- the RPS21 gene encoding small ribosomal subunit protein eS21 isoform X1, whose protein sequence is MQNDAGEFVDLYVPRKCSASNRIIGAKDHASIQMNVAEVDKVTGRFNGQFKTYAICGAIRRMGESDDSILRLAKADGIVSKNF, encoded by the exons ATGCAGAACGACGCCGGTGAGTTCGTGGACCTGTATGTGCCGCGGAAATG CTCCGCCAGCAACCGTATCATCGGCGCCAAGGACCACGCGTCCATCCAGATGAACGTGGCCGAG gtTGACAAGGTGACGGGCAGGTTTAACGGCCAGTTTAAAACCTACGCTATCTGCGGGGCCATTCGCAGGATG GGCGAGTCAGATGACTCCATTCTCCGGCTGGCCAAGGCTGATGGCATCGTTTCAAA GAACTTCTGA
- the RPS21 gene encoding small ribosomal subunit protein eS21 isoform X2, with the protein MQNDAGEFVDLYVPRKCSASNRIIGAKDHASIQMNVAEVDKVTGRFNGQFKTYAICGAIRRMGESDDSILRLAKADGIVSK; encoded by the exons ATGCAGAACGACGCCGGTGAGTTCGTGGACCTGTATGTGCCGCGGAAATG CTCCGCCAGCAACCGTATCATCGGCGCCAAGGACCACGCGTCCATCCAGATGAACGTGGCCGAG gtTGACAAGGTGACGGGCAGGTTTAACGGCCAGTTTAAAACCTACGCTATCTGCGGGGCCATTCGCAGGATG GGCGAGTCAGATGACTCCATTCTCCGGCTGGCCAAGGCTGATGGCATCGTTTCAAAGTAA